A genome region from Nycticebus coucang isolate mNycCou1 chromosome 22, mNycCou1.pri, whole genome shotgun sequence includes the following:
- the TRIM63 gene encoding E3 ubiquitin-protein ligase TRIM63, producing the protein MDYKSGLIQDGNPMENLEKQLICPICLEMFTKPVVILPCQHNLCRKCANDIFQAANPYWTNRGGSMSMSGGRFRCPSCRHEVIMDRHGVYGLQRNLLVENIIDIYKQECSSRPLQKGSHPMCKEHEDEKINIYCLTCEVPTCSMCKVFGAHQACEVAPLQSVFQGQKTELSNCISMLVAGNDRVQTIITQLEDSSRVTKENSHQVKEMLSQKFDVLYAVLDEKKSELLQRITQEQEEKVSFIEALIQQYQEQLDKSTKLVETAIQSLDEPGGATFLLSAKQLIKSIVEASKGCQLGKIEPGFENMEYFTLDLEHIADILRAIDFGTDEEEEEFTEEDQEETESTEGKEEGHQ; encoded by the exons ATGGATTATAAGTCAGGACTGATCCAGGATGGGAACCCCATGGAGAACTTGGAGAAGCAGCTGATCTGCCCCATCTGCCTGGAGATGTTTACCAAGCCAGTGGTCATCTTGCCATGCCAGCACAACCTCTGCCGGAAGTGTGCCAATGACATCTTCCAG GCTGCAAATCCCTACTGGACCAACAGGGGTGGCTCCATGTCCATGTCTGGAGGCCGTTTCCGCTGCCCCTCCTGCCGCCACGAGGTGATCATGGACCGTCATGGGGTGTACGGCCTGCAGAGGAATCTTCTGGTGGAGAACATCATTGACATCTACAAGCAGGAGTGCTCCAG TCGGCCCCTGCAGAAGGGCAGCCACCCCATGTGCAAGGAACATGAAGATGAGAAAATCAACATCTACTGTCTCACATGCGAGGTGCCCACATGCTCCATGTGCAAGGTGTTTGGGGCCCACCAGGCCTGTGAAGTTGCCCCGCTGCAGAGTGTCTTCCAGGGACAAAAG actgAACTGAGTAACTGTATCTCCATGCTGGTGGCAGGGAATGACCGTGTGCAGACCATCATCACTCAGCTGGAGGACTCCTCTCGAGTGACCAAG GAGAACAGTCACCAGGTGAAGGAAATGTTGAGCCAGAAGTTTGATGTACTGTACGCCGTTCTGGACGAGAAGAAGAGTGAGTTGCTGCAGCGGATAACACAGGAGCAGGAGGAGAAGGTCAGCTTCATCGAGGCCCTGATCCAGCAGTACCAGGAGCAACTCGACAAGTCCACGAAGCTGGTGGAGACAGCCATTCAGTCCCTAGATGAGCCTGGCGGGGCCACCTTCCTCTTG AGTGCCAAACAGCTCATCAAAAG CATTGTAGAAGCTTCCAAGGGCTGCCAGCTGGGAAAGATAGAGCCAGGCTTTGAAAACATGGAGTACTTCACTTTGGACTTGGAACACATAGCAGACATCCTAAGGGccattgactttggcacag atgaggaagaagaagagttcACGGAAGAAGATCAGGAAGAGACAGAGTCCacagaggggaaggaagaag GACACCAGTAA